The following are from one region of the Haloactinomyces albus genome:
- a CDS encoding APC family permease, translated as MAQQLELPRRLATGTGAIPLGLGGMLGAGLFVGLAPASALAGVWLLLGVPIAGLTAVCCALSTAEQSAVYRGPGAAYACIRSQLGIAPGRIAASTYLLGQIAAMAAIASAVGAYLPTSSPVIAAVAILLTVVAATAGLRIRGGAAWLWLCLTLTVSALVVAACWAIAPLPPTGVPAGGNTPGPTPMGIPAAAGILLFAFLGFERLTAPAEERDRYGRPAVRRGLIVMFTIAGTVVVIVSASVIHQLGAARLALSPTPMIRALQAADAAALTSLVGVGVALAMLPVLLGVLELFRSTALAVLQDGDLPASLGRRAGSGTPYLLDLAGGIAAAGLAFLVEPAQAIALAACCVLVHYAFANAGARVLLVEDRTWRMRMTCLGVGLCVILAMSMPVPAMLGTLGAAVLGPVLAGVLFRLRR; from the coding sequence GTGGCGCAACAACTGGAGCTGCCGCGGCGGCTCGCGACCGGTACCGGTGCGATCCCGCTCGGACTCGGCGGGATGCTGGGCGCGGGCCTGTTCGTCGGATTGGCCCCCGCTTCGGCGTTGGCCGGTGTCTGGCTGCTGCTCGGAGTCCCGATCGCCGGGCTGACGGCTGTGTGCTGCGCACTGTCCACGGCCGAACAGTCGGCCGTGTACCGCGGTCCCGGTGCTGCCTACGCTTGTATCCGGTCGCAGTTGGGCATCGCTCCGGGGCGAATCGCGGCAAGCACGTACTTGCTCGGCCAGATCGCGGCGATGGCGGCCATCGCGAGTGCTGTCGGTGCGTACCTGCCCACGTCGAGCCCGGTCATCGCTGCCGTGGCAATCCTGCTCACCGTGGTGGCCGCGACCGCGGGGCTGCGCATCCGGGGTGGTGCCGCGTGGTTGTGGCTCTGCCTGACCCTGACCGTGTCGGCCCTCGTGGTCGCGGCGTGCTGGGCAATCGCCCCGCTGCCGCCCACCGGAGTTCCGGCGGGCGGCAACACGCCGGGCCCCACTCCGATGGGGATTCCCGCTGCGGCAGGGATACTGCTTTTCGCCTTCCTCGGCTTCGAGCGACTCACAGCACCTGCCGAAGAGCGCGACCGATACGGCCGCCCCGCTGTGCGGCGTGGGCTCATCGTGATGTTCACGATCGCCGGCACCGTCGTGGTGATCGTGAGCGCCTCCGTGATCCACCAGCTCGGAGCGGCGCGGCTCGCGCTGTCGCCGACGCCGATGATCCGTGCGCTGCAGGCGGCCGATGCCGCCGCGCTCACCTCCCTCGTCGGTGTCGGAGTCGCGCTGGCGATGTTGCCCGTGCTGCTCGGTGTGCTCGAGTTGTTTCGGTCCACGGCACTGGCTGTGCTCCAGGACGGTGATCTGCCCGCGTCGCTCGGCCGGAGGGCAGGCAGTGGCACGCCCTACCTGCTGGATCTCGCAGGCGGAATCGCCGCGGCCGGACTCGCGTTTCTGGTCGAACCCGCTCAGGCGATCGCCCTGGCCGCATGCTGCGTGCTCGTGCACTACGCATTCGCCAACGCCGGTGCACGCGTGCTTCTGGTGGAGGACCGAACATGGCGGATGCGGATGACCTGCCTGGGGGTGGGGCTGTGCGTGATCCTGGCGATGAGCATGCCGGTGCCCGCCATGCTCGGAACCCTGGGGGCCGCGGTGCTGGGGCCCGTACTGGCGGGAGTGCTCTTCCGCCTCCGGCGGTGA
- a CDS encoding branched-chain amino acid aminotransferase: MNEELSFSRTTSPQPVTAQRRAEILADPGFGQHFTDHMTTIRWNGERGWHDARLEPYHSLELDPATTVLHYGQAIFEGLKAYRQPDGSVASFRPEANATRFRDSARRLAMPELPEELFLDSLRELVAVDSQWVPEKGESSLYLRPFMISTEASLGVNRPSSSYLYTLIASPAGSYFAGGIKPVTVWLSHEYVRSAPGGTGAAKVAGNYAASFLAQAQASEQGCDQVVWLDAVERRVVEEMGGMNLFFVFGSGADARLVTPALTGSLLPGITRSSLLRLGEELGMAVEERRITTEEWEKKAESGELTEVFACGTAAVITPVGHVKHSEGEFTIGDGRPGAVTMSLREKLTGIQQGVLPDTNGWMTKLD, encoded by the coding sequence ATGAATGAAGAGCTGTCGTTTTCCCGGACCACCAGCCCCCAACCGGTCACCGCGCAGCGCCGGGCCGAAATACTGGCCGATCCGGGTTTCGGACAGCACTTCACCGACCACATGACCACGATTCGCTGGAACGGCGAGCGAGGCTGGCACGATGCTCGTCTCGAGCCGTACCACTCGCTCGAACTCGATCCGGCCACCACGGTGCTGCACTATGGCCAAGCCATCTTCGAGGGGCTGAAGGCCTACCGCCAGCCGGACGGCTCGGTCGCCTCGTTCCGGCCGGAGGCGAACGCCACACGGTTCCGCGATTCGGCGCGGCGGCTGGCCATGCCCGAGCTGCCGGAGGAGCTCTTCCTCGACTCGCTGCGCGAACTGGTCGCCGTCGACAGCCAGTGGGTGCCGGAGAAAGGCGAGAGTTCGCTGTATCTGCGGCCGTTCATGATCTCCACCGAGGCCAGTCTCGGGGTCAATCGGCCGTCGAGCTCGTATCTGTACACCCTGATCGCCTCGCCCGCCGGGTCGTACTTCGCAGGCGGGATCAAGCCGGTCACGGTGTGGTTGAGCCACGAGTACGTTCGGTCGGCGCCCGGCGGAACCGGCGCGGCCAAGGTCGCCGGTAACTACGCGGCCTCGTTCCTCGCCCAGGCTCAGGCATCCGAGCAGGGTTGCGACCAGGTCGTGTGGCTGGATGCGGTCGAGCGGCGTGTCGTCGAGGAAATGGGCGGGATGAACCTGTTCTTCGTGTTCGGCTCGGGAGCGGACGCTCGCTTGGTGACGCCCGCCCTGACCGGAAGTCTGCTGCCGGGGATCACCCGATCCTCGCTGCTGCGGCTGGGTGAAGAGCTCGGCATGGCGGTCGAGGAGCGGCGGATCACGACCGAGGAGTGGGAGAAGAAAGCCGAATCCGGCGAACTGACCGAAGTCTTCGCCTGCGGTACCGCCGCCGTCATCACCCCCGTCGGGCACGTCAAACACAGCGAGGGGGAGTTCACCATCGGAGACGGTCGGCCCGGTGCGGTGACCATGTCCCTGCGCGAGAAGCTCACCGGTATCCAACAGGGCGTGCTTCCCGACACCAACGGTTGGATGACCAAGCTCGACTGA
- a CDS encoding WD40/YVTN/BNR-like repeat-containing protein gives MATTVLLVIGTRKGLWLATSRDGRDTWEVTGPHLPMTDVYAVAIDTRRHPRILAAATSEHFGPSVFTSDDLGARWQEPEHAPVAFPPDTEAALTRVWQIEPGPADEPDVVYAGTEPSALFRSEDGGRRYELVRGLWDHPHRKEWFPGGGGQAVHTVLAHPHDPQRMLVAMSTGGVYRTEDAGRSWQPSNRGIRAYFLPDEYPEFGQCVHKVARNPAVPERFFLQHHHGVYRSDDGGGSWRSIAEGLPADFGFPVAVHPHRPEVVYGFPLVADARRFPPEGRCRVYRSEDAGDSWSALSDGLPVEGFWSAVMRDALCLDDADPAGVYFGSRSGEVYASADEGDSWRRIVEHLPDVLSVRAATV, from the coding sequence ATGGCCACGACCGTGCTGCTGGTGATCGGGACGAGGAAGGGGCTGTGGCTGGCAACCAGCCGGGATGGCCGCGACACGTGGGAGGTGACCGGTCCGCACCTGCCGATGACCGATGTGTACGCCGTGGCCATCGACACGCGCCGCCACCCGCGCATCCTGGCCGCTGCCACCAGTGAGCACTTCGGTCCCAGCGTGTTCACCAGCGACGATCTCGGTGCCCGCTGGCAGGAACCGGAGCACGCACCGGTGGCTTTCCCACCGGACACGGAGGCCGCGCTGACCAGGGTGTGGCAGATCGAGCCCGGGCCCGCTGACGAGCCCGACGTCGTCTACGCCGGTACGGAACCATCCGCGCTGTTCCGCTCCGAGGACGGCGGCCGCAGGTACGAGCTGGTCCGCGGACTGTGGGACCACCCGCACCGCAAGGAGTGGTTCCCGGGCGGCGGCGGCCAAGCCGTGCACACCGTGCTCGCGCATCCCCACGATCCGCAGCGGATGCTCGTGGCGATGTCCACCGGTGGCGTGTACCGCACCGAGGACGCGGGGCGGAGTTGGCAACCGAGCAACCGGGGCATCCGGGCGTATTTCCTGCCCGACGAGTACCCGGAGTTCGGCCAGTGCGTGCACAAGGTCGCACGGAACCCTGCGGTGCCGGAACGGTTCTTCCTCCAGCACCACCACGGCGTGTACCGCAGTGACGACGGAGGTGGTAGCTGGCGCTCGATCGCGGAGGGATTGCCCGCCGACTTCGGTTTCCCGGTCGCCGTGCACCCGCACCGCCCCGAGGTCGTCTACGGCTTCCCGCTGGTCGCCGACGCCAGGCGCTTCCCACCCGAGGGCCGTTGCCGTGTCTACCGCAGCGAGGACGCCGGTGACTCGTGGAGCGCCCTGTCCGACGGGCTGCCCGTGGAGGGATTCTGGTCGGCGGTGATGCGGGACGCGCTGTGCCTCGATGATGCCGATCCGGCCGGGGTGTATTTCGGTTCCCGCTCCGGCGAGGTCTATGCCAGCGCGGACGAGGGGGACAGCTGGCGCCGGATCGTCGAGCACCTGCCCGACGTTCTCTCGGTCCGCGCGGCGACGGTGTGA
- a CDS encoding MoaD/ThiS family protein translates to MRVTILLPQVLRASAGGTARVELEMAADATLGGVLDELGVRHPALERRLRDESRALRRYVNFYIGEQECRGLAGTATRLDEGAEIRVIPSVAGG, encoded by the coding sequence ATGCGAGTCACGATCCTGCTGCCGCAGGTGTTGCGTGCGAGCGCGGGCGGTACCGCGCGGGTGGAACTCGAGATGGCCGCCGATGCCACGCTGGGCGGTGTGCTGGACGAACTCGGTGTGCGGCATCCTGCTCTCGAGCGGCGGTTGCGCGATGAAAGTCGAGCGCTGCGTCGCTACGTGAACTTCTACATCGGTGAGCAGGAGTGCCGGGGGCTGGCGGGGACGGCAACCCGGCTCGACGAGGGTGCGGAGATTCGGGTGATCCCGTCCGTGGCGGGTGGGTAG
- the cobS gene encoding adenosylcobinamide-GDP ribazoletransferase codes for MEGLRLALSLLSVLPVRVGTVDTRIGRRAIMAAPLVGALLGVFGAVVLWGLTALSAPPLLAGLLTAAVLVLATRGMHVDGLADTVDGLGCYGPPERALSVMRDGSTGPFAVVALILVLGAQVVGLAELARTADWSAVVLAWATGRAAFVLCCRRGVPAARPEGLGVLVAGSQPAWVVACWWGALAALGAFAVEGAWWIGVLAVILTAGALWWFTRHVHRRVGGVTGDVLGAGSELSTTMVLAVCTFA; via the coding sequence ATGGAAGGTTTACGGCTCGCACTGTCCTTGCTCAGCGTGCTGCCCGTGCGGGTCGGCACTGTGGATACTCGAATCGGGCGCCGGGCAATCATGGCGGCTCCCCTGGTCGGTGCCCTGCTCGGCGTGTTCGGCGCCGTGGTGCTCTGGGGGCTGACGGCACTGTCGGCCCCTCCCCTGCTCGCGGGACTGCTCACGGCAGCGGTTCTCGTACTGGCCACCCGGGGTATGCACGTCGACGGCCTGGCCGACACCGTCGACGGCCTCGGCTGCTACGGCCCACCGGAGCGCGCACTGTCGGTCATGCGCGACGGCAGTACCGGCCCGTTCGCCGTGGTCGCCTTGATCCTGGTGCTGGGGGCGCAGGTGGTCGGCCTGGCCGAACTCGCCCGTACGGCCGACTGGTCGGCCGTGGTGCTGGCCTGGGCAACGGGGCGGGCCGCGTTCGTGCTCTGCTGTCGCCGTGGGGTACCGGCCGCGCGCCCCGAGGGATTGGGCGTCCTGGTGGCGGGCTCCCAACCGGCCTGGGTGGTGGCCTGCTGGTGGGGCGCGCTGGCAGCGCTGGGTGCGTTCGCCGTCGAGGGCGCGTGGTGGATCGGCGTGCTGGCGGTGATCCTGACCGCGGGCGCGTTGTGGTGGTTCACCCGGCACGTGCACCGCCGGGTCGGCGGCGTCACCGGTGACGTCCTCGGCGCGGGCAGCGAGCTGTCCACCACGATGGTGTTGGCGGTGTGCACATTCGCGTGA